One segment of Paraburkholderia sp. PGU19 DNA contains the following:
- a CDS encoding response regulator transcription factor encodes MIRILIADDHAIVRGGLRQIIATTSDMIVAAEAAHGAEVVDKLRSCAVDLLLLDMTMPGISGVDLIRRVRAEQPALPVLVLSIHDEAQVASRALRAGATGYLTKDSDPDVLLAAIRKLADGGRFIDPKLVDAMVFETHRGDMPPHEVLSDREFQVLQMLAAGKSINEIADTCALSAKTISTHKMRLMQKLGLANNAEVIRYAIRHGLIVE; translated from the coding sequence ATGATCAGGATACTCATTGCAGACGATCACGCGATCGTCCGCGGCGGACTCAGGCAGATCATCGCGACGACGAGCGACATGATTGTCGCGGCGGAAGCGGCGCACGGCGCTGAAGTCGTCGACAAGCTGCGCAGTTGCGCGGTCGATCTGCTGTTGCTCGACATGACGATGCCCGGCATCAGCGGTGTCGATCTGATCCGTCGCGTGCGGGCCGAGCAGCCTGCGTTGCCCGTGCTGGTGCTGAGCATCCACGACGAGGCGCAGGTCGCGTCGCGCGCGCTGCGCGCCGGTGCGACGGGTTATCTGACGAAAGACAGCGATCCCGATGTGCTGCTCGCGGCGATCCGCAAGCTAGCGGACGGCGGACGCTTCATCGATCCGAAGCTCGTCGATGCAATGGTCTTCGAAACGCATCGCGGCGACATGCCGCCCCATGAGGTTCTATCCGACCGCGAATTTCAGGTGCTGCAAATGCTGGCGGCCGGCAAGAGCATCAACGAAATCGCCGACACCTGCGCGCTCAGCGCAAAGACGATTAGTACACACAAGATGCGCTTGATGCAGAAACTCGGCCTCGCGAACAACGCCGAGGTGATCCGTTACGCGATCCGCCACGGACTGATCGTCGAATAG
- a CDS encoding response regulator, giving the protein MSHLAPSAGPSGTILIVDDTPANVGVVVDSLEARGIRVLVALDGIEALERAAFAQPDLILLDVKMPGIDGFETCRRLKRDERTRDIAVIFMTSLTGNEDRVEGFSSGGVDYVTKPLRVDEMLARVGVHLELRAMHKQLVAQNRQLMAEVAVRKETEAALEQVRDDLERRVALRTEELARANANLQAQIDERRRADARLQASEARFRAIVETSPVPLCITSMPDGRILYTNAPLRVLFGISEGAALNVANIADFYADPVERERLIGHLRTEGSLRDTEVRFCRPDGTQFWAMATARVATYDDSPAIYVGLNDITGRKQMEQELVESREQQRELSAYMEAIREEERKRIAMEIHDELGQLLTALKMDVSLLKMRLAYDPEALKKADDMRELVEGTIWMVRNVASHLRPAALNFGIVSALEWLVDEFNRRNAIPCELRIEGGEPALLDTHATAVFRIVQASLTNVARHANATRVDVSLISTADQLELHVRDNGCGFDLQAAHRDYSYGLLGMNERARLIGATLSIDSAQGVGTTVSIHIPLDGGLKL; this is encoded by the coding sequence ATGAGCCACCTCGCTCCGTCCGCCGGACCATCGGGCACGATCCTGATCGTCGACGATACGCCCGCCAATGTCGGCGTGGTCGTCGACAGTCTCGAGGCGCGCGGCATCCGCGTGCTGGTTGCGCTCGACGGCATCGAGGCGCTCGAACGCGCGGCGTTCGCGCAGCCCGATCTGATTCTGCTCGACGTGAAGATGCCCGGCATCGACGGCTTTGAAACCTGTCGCCGGCTCAAGCGCGACGAACGCACGCGCGATATCGCCGTGATTTTCATGACCTCGCTGACGGGCAACGAAGACCGCGTGGAAGGGTTTTCCTCGGGCGGCGTCGATTATGTGACCAAGCCGCTGCGCGTCGACGAGATGCTCGCGCGCGTCGGCGTGCATCTCGAACTGCGCGCGATGCACAAGCAACTCGTTGCGCAGAACCGGCAACTGATGGCCGAAGTCGCCGTGCGCAAGGAAACGGAAGCGGCGCTCGAGCAGGTACGCGACGATCTCGAACGGCGCGTCGCGTTGCGCACGGAAGAACTGGCGCGCGCGAATGCGAACCTGCAGGCGCAGATCGACGAACGCCGACGCGCGGACGCGCGCTTGCAGGCGAGCGAGGCGCGCTTTCGCGCGATCGTCGAAACGAGCCCCGTGCCGTTGTGCATCACGTCGATGCCGGATGGACGCATTCTGTACACGAACGCACCGCTGCGCGTGCTGTTCGGCATAAGCGAGGGTGCGGCCTTGAACGTCGCCAACATTGCGGACTTCTACGCGGACCCCGTAGAACGCGAGCGGCTGATCGGCCATCTGCGAACGGAGGGCAGTCTGCGCGATACGGAGGTCCGGTTCTGCCGTCCGGACGGCACCCAGTTCTGGGCGATGGCGACCGCGCGTGTCGCGACGTACGACGACTCGCCCGCCATCTATGTCGGCCTGAACGACATTACCGGGCGCAAGCAGATGGAACAGGAACTGGTCGAGTCGCGCGAGCAGCAACGCGAGCTTTCCGCTTACATGGAAGCGATCCGCGAAGAGGAAAGAAAGCGCATCGCTATGGAGATTCACGACGAACTCGGCCAGTTGCTGACCGCGCTGAAGATGGACGTCTCGCTGCTGAAGATGCGCCTCGCGTACGACCCGGAAGCGCTGAAAAAGGCCGACGACATGCGCGAGCTGGTCGAAGGCACGATCTGGATGGTGCGCAATGTCGCGAGCCATTTGCGGCCCGCCGCGCTCAACTTCGGGATCGTGTCGGCGCTCGAATGGCTCGTCGACGAATTCAACCGGCGCAATGCGATTCCTTGCGAGCTGCGCATCGAAGGCGGCGAGCCCGCGCTGTTGGACACACACGCAACGGCCGTATTCCGCATCGTGCAGGCGTCGCTGACCAACGTGGCGCGTCATGCGAACGCGACGCGTGTCGACGTGTCGCTGATTTCGACAGCGGACCAACTCGAACTGCATGTGCGCGACAACGGCTGCGGCTTCGACCTGCAGGCCGCGCACCGCGACTATTCGTATGGCCTGCTCGGCATGAACGAGCGCGCGCGGCTGATCGGCGCAACGCTGTCGATCGACAGCGCGCAGGGCGTCGGCACGACGGTTTCGATTCACATTCCGCTCGATGGCGGGCTCAAACTATGA
- a CDS encoding ATP-binding protein yields MVLDRFDAGWSGLRYVRRSVVLRLLGTVLAFSCAITLILTAVQLYRDYQRGVAQIENRLVDIDRSYRDSLGEALWRLDQPQLKLELEGMLRLADIRAAEVREMPSISSAMVVSVGQRMPRMTVAREFPITYRVQDKVEQIGTLYVEATLANLYHDLTRTALVILVSQGANTFLVALFTFYILWRLLTRHLAAIARSVSGYDFHEPQHPFVLQRKPPREPDELDRVVSAFNAMGMRLHRAYLDEREAATEREARHMAEAANRAKGEFLANLSHELRTPLNGILGYAQILRRDSSLSLRQRDGVAVIQQSGEHLLALIDETLDFAKVEAGKLRIEICDVPLAGLVDTIREIIGVKAEQRKLAFECTVAADAPGGVRADEHRLRQVLLNLLSNAVKFTDEGSVRLFIGRAENGAARFEVHDTGIGIAAEYHEKIFMPFEQAGGAERRAGGTGLGLAISRQFVRAMGGEVKVDSAPGGGSVFWFELPAALTEPGAARAGGVMGAATIITGYEGPRRKVLVIDDVQINRAVIVELLTRIGFDTVESASGADGIALAQTEYPDLILTDIVMPGIDGLTVTRRFRAMPAFAHTPIITISASPFGVDGARSLEAGANAFISKPVDFDVLLARIAALLGIDWIREAVQQQAGPAMPATLPATIPADAMSELHQLARDGNMSGIVQWAERIAASDPSHAAFAARLHQLARAWQSKAILQMVERYLEGNPAS; encoded by the coding sequence ATGGTTCTCGACAGGTTCGACGCAGGGTGGAGCGGACTCCGTTACGTGCGGCGCAGCGTGGTGCTGCGGCTGCTCGGGACGGTGCTCGCGTTTAGCTGCGCGATCACGCTGATCCTCACAGCCGTGCAACTGTATCGCGACTATCAGCGCGGCGTCGCGCAGATCGAGAACCGGCTCGTCGATATCGACCGCAGCTATCGCGACAGTCTTGGCGAAGCGCTCTGGCGCCTTGACCAGCCGCAACTCAAGCTCGAACTCGAAGGCATGCTGCGGCTCGCCGATATCCGCGCGGCGGAAGTGCGCGAGATGCCTTCCATCAGTTCCGCGATGGTCGTGAGCGTGGGCCAGCGCATGCCCCGCATGACGGTCGCCCGCGAGTTCCCGATCACGTACCGCGTGCAGGACAAGGTCGAGCAGATCGGCACGCTGTATGTCGAGGCGACGCTCGCCAACCTCTACCACGACCTGACGCGCACGGCGCTCGTGATACTCGTGAGCCAGGGCGCGAATACGTTTCTCGTCGCGCTGTTCACGTTTTACATTCTGTGGCGGCTGCTCACGCGGCACCTCGCGGCGATAGCGCGCAGCGTCAGCGGCTACGACTTCCACGAGCCGCAGCACCCGTTCGTTCTGCAACGCAAGCCTCCGCGCGAGCCGGACGAACTCGACCGCGTGGTGTCGGCCTTCAACGCAATGGGGATGCGGCTGCATCGCGCGTATCTCGACGAACGCGAAGCGGCCACCGAGCGCGAGGCGCGGCACATGGCGGAAGCGGCCAATCGCGCGAAAGGCGAGTTCCTCGCGAACCTGAGCCACGAATTGCGCACGCCGCTCAACGGTATTCTTGGCTATGCGCAGATTCTCAGGCGCGACAGTTCGCTCAGCCTGCGTCAGCGCGACGGCGTCGCGGTGATCCAGCAGAGCGGCGAGCACCTGCTGGCGCTGATCGACGAGACGCTCGATTTCGCGAAGGTCGAAGCGGGCAAGCTGCGCATCGAGATTTGCGATGTGCCGCTCGCGGGCCTCGTCGATACGATTCGCGAGATCATCGGCGTGAAGGCCGAGCAGCGCAAGCTCGCGTTCGAATGCACGGTTGCCGCCGATGCGCCCGGCGGCGTGCGCGCCGACGAACACCGCTTGCGCCAGGTGCTGCTCAATCTGTTGTCGAACGCGGTGAAGTTCACCGATGAGGGCAGCGTGCGCCTGTTCATCGGGCGCGCAGAAAACGGCGCGGCCCGCTTCGAGGTGCACGACACGGGCATCGGCATTGCCGCCGAATATCACGAGAAGATCTTCATGCCGTTCGAACAGGCAGGCGGCGCGGAACGCCGCGCGGGCGGCACGGGGCTTGGCCTCGCGATCAGCCGGCAGTTCGTGCGCGCAATGGGCGGCGAAGTGAAGGTCGACAGCGCCCCCGGTGGCGGCAGCGTCTTCTGGTTCGAGTTGCCGGCCGCGCTTACCGAGCCGGGCGCCGCGCGCGCCGGAGGTGTGATGGGTGCCGCCACCATCATTACGGGCTACGAGGGTCCGCGCCGCAAGGTGCTCGTGATCGACGACGTGCAGATCAACCGCGCGGTCATCGTCGAGCTGCTGACGCGCATCGGCTTCGACACCGTGGAGTCGGCCAGTGGCGCCGACGGCATCGCGCTCGCGCAAACGGAATATCCCGATCTGATACTCACGGATATCGTGATGCCCGGCATCGACGGTCTGACTGTGACGCGCCGCTTCCGCGCGATGCCCGCGTTCGCTCACACGCCGATCATCACGATCTCGGCGTCGCCGTTCGGCGTGGACGGTGCGAGGAGCCTCGAAGCGGGCGCGAACGCCTTCATCAGCAAGCCGGTCGATTTCGACGTGCTGCTCGCGCGGATCGCGGCGCTGCTCGGCATCGACTGGATTCGCGAGGCTGTCCAGCAGCAAGCCGGACCGGCAATGCCGGCGACCCTTCCCGCCACCATTCCCGCCGACGCGATGAGCGAGCTGCATCAGCTCGCGCGCGACGGCAACATGAGCGGCATCGTGCAATGGGCGGAGCGGATCGCGGCGAGCGATCCGTCGCACGCGGCGTTTGCGGCGCGGCTGCATCAACTGGCGCGCGCCTGGCAGTCGAAGGCGATCCTGCAAATGGTGGAGCGGTATCTCGAAGGGAACCCGGCATCATGA
- a CDS encoding universal stress protein, which translates to MQNILAGYDGSPSARHAVAFAVDLAKRFDARLHVLVVARAPDWGAIELERKEMVDYELRHANEVLDDIKAKLTSSNDHAEFDLVIGQPAKEIVLYAEQHGIDHLVVGHRGHTPFDRWLIGSVARQVLAYAPCAVTIVRDPASMKKRVAKTEQHAADEAPFV; encoded by the coding sequence ATGCAGAACATCCTGGCAGGTTATGACGGCTCGCCGTCCGCGCGGCACGCCGTCGCGTTCGCAGTCGATCTGGCGAAGCGCTTCGATGCGCGCCTGCATGTGCTCGTCGTCGCGCGCGCGCCGGACTGGGGCGCGATCGAGCTCGAAAGAAAGGAAATGGTCGACTACGAGTTGCGTCACGCGAACGAAGTGCTCGACGACATCAAGGCGAAGCTCACGTCATCGAACGATCACGCCGAGTTCGATCTCGTGATCGGCCAGCCGGCGAAAGAGATCGTGCTCTACGCGGAGCAGCACGGCATCGATCATCTCGTCGTCGGGCATCGCGGGCATACGCCGTTCGACCGCTGGCTGATCGGCTCCGTCGCGCGTCAGGTGCTCGCCTATGCGCCGTGCGCGGTGACGATCGTGCGCGATCCGGCGTCGATGAAGAAGCGCGTCGCAAAGACCGAGCAGCATGCGGCGGATGAAGCGCCGTTCGTGTGA
- a CDS encoding GNAT family N-acetyltransferase has translation MSTPEPLSALSTLSTLATVTFRPFTPDDIAAAHALSLEVKWPHRADDWRLVADAGSGFVALSGDRIVGTALCWKYGEDGASLGMVIVSPDQQGRGIGRELMERLLEMLGSRTTVLHATPAGQPLYEKLGFRAIGTINQHQATDFRVPQIVLKPGEQLRPLQAADTPRLIDLASRASGLDRSALLPALLDVARGVALERDGVVLGFALLRPFGRGHAIGPVVVEHSADESTRRAQALIAHCLAANAGAFTRIDTPGDSGLTSWLEELGLKCVDTVIKMSRNGTPASDPSVVQFAIVNQALG, from the coding sequence GTGTCCACGCCCGAACCGCTTTCCGCCCTTTCCACGCTTTCCACCCTTGCCACCGTTACCTTCCGGCCTTTCACGCCCGACGACATCGCCGCCGCGCACGCGCTGTCGCTCGAGGTCAAGTGGCCGCATCGCGCCGACGACTGGCGCCTGGTCGCCGATGCCGGCAGCGGTTTTGTCGCGCTGAGTGGGGACCGCATCGTCGGCACGGCGCTGTGCTGGAAGTACGGCGAGGACGGTGCGTCGCTCGGGATGGTGATCGTCTCGCCGGATCAGCAAGGGCGAGGCATTGGACGCGAGTTGATGGAGCGTCTGCTCGAAATGCTCGGCAGCCGGACCACAGTGTTGCACGCAACGCCGGCCGGCCAGCCGCTGTACGAGAAGCTCGGCTTCCGCGCAATCGGCACGATCAACCAGCACCAGGCCACCGACTTTCGCGTCCCGCAGATCGTGCTGAAACCGGGCGAGCAACTGCGCCCCTTGCAAGCCGCCGACACGCCCCGCCTGATCGACCTTGCTTCGCGCGCGAGCGGCCTCGATCGCAGTGCGCTGCTGCCTGCTCTGCTCGATGTTGCGCGAGGCGTTGCGCTCGAGCGGGATGGTGTGGTGCTCGGTTTCGCATTGCTGCGGCCGTTTGGCCGTGGACACGCGATCGGCCCTGTCGTAGTAGAGCACTCCGCAGACGAATCGACGCGCCGTGCGCAAGCGCTGATCGCGCATTGTCTCGCGGCGAACGCGGGCGCATTCACCCGCATCGACACGCCCGGCGACAGCGGCCTTACGTCCTGGCTCGAAGAACTGGGCCTCAAATGCGTCGACACTGTGATCAAGATGTCCCGCAACGGCACGCCCGCAAGCGATCCTTCCGTCGTGCAGTTCGCTATCGTCAATCAGGCACTTGGTTAA
- a CDS encoding glyoxylate/hydroxypyruvate reductase A, translated as MTLLYKADPERGKLWAQHFAQKAPEIPFRLWPDVGDPAAVRYLAAWQPPDDPARTLPNLEVIFSVGAGIDQFDLSRVPPHIAVVRMIEPGIVEGMVEYVTQAVLTIHRDLFDYVLQQRQRVWREMPVRAASTRRVGVLGLGMLGTAVLERLRLFGFPCAGWSRSEHRLEGVECFAGVQALDAFLARTDVLVCLLPLTDATRGLLDKRLFGKLPKGASFVNVGRGAQVDQQDLLDALDSGQLQNAILDVTDPEPLPDSHPFWTHPRVRITPHIASATRPEGAVDVVLENIRRWRDGVPMVGEIDRSRGY; from the coding sequence ATGACGCTTCTCTACAAGGCCGATCCTGAGCGCGGCAAGTTATGGGCGCAGCACTTCGCGCAAAAGGCGCCGGAGATTCCCTTTCGGCTGTGGCCGGACGTCGGCGACCCGGCGGCCGTGCGTTATCTCGCCGCGTGGCAGCCACCTGACGACCCGGCGCGCACGTTGCCGAATCTCGAAGTGATCTTTTCGGTGGGCGCGGGCATCGATCAGTTCGATCTGTCGCGAGTGCCGCCGCATATTGCTGTGGTACGGATGATCGAGCCAGGGATCGTCGAAGGCATGGTGGAGTACGTGACACAGGCCGTGCTGACTATTCATCGCGATCTGTTCGATTATGTTTTGCAGCAGCGACAGCGGGTCTGGCGTGAGATGCCCGTGCGGGCGGCTTCGACGCGGCGTGTCGGCGTGCTGGGGCTTGGGATGTTGGGCACTGCCGTGCTGGAGCGTCTACGGTTGTTTGGGTTTCCGTGTGCGGGGTGGAGTCGCTCTGAGCATCGGTTAGAGGGCGTTGAGTGTTTTGCGGGTGTGCAGGCGCTCGATGCGTTTCTTGCCCGGACGGATGTGCTTGTGTGCTTGCTGCCGCTTACGGATGCGACGCGTGGGCTGCTCGATAAGCGTCTGTTCGGCAAGCTGCCGAAAGGGGCTTCGTTCGTTAATGTGGGGCGCGGGGCGCAGGTTGATCAGCAGGATCTGCTCGATGCGCTCGATAGCGGGCAGTTGCAGAATGCCATTCTTGATGTGACTGATCCGGAGCCGTTGCCGGATTCACATCCGTTCTGGACGCATCCGCGGGTGAGGATTACGCCGCATATTGCTAGTGCTACTCGGCCTGAGGGC